From a single Klebsiella quasivariicola genomic region:
- the traG gene encoding conjugal transfer mating-pair stabilization protein TraG — MLEIYAIAGGDWLRGNLNAIAAFMGTSTWSTIEKMCIAISVLIVAGNWVKKHNVMDLIGWVFSLTLVSMLVVIRTPVQIIDYSNVAQVYEVDNVPIGLAIPASLTTRVGNALIQSYEMVFALPDSVTYSKTGMLFGSNLVAKSTDFLSQNPQITTLFSDYVQNCVMGDIFLNHKYSFEELLNSPDPYTLIFANPSPLRGVFDKNNQFQTCEEASRDLKSALALDTQTGGKTWNYYVRQLFGGKPNPDLLFSQMIGDSYNYFYSSGQSAGQIIRQNVTMNALRSGIQSYAARSGDTASLVNMANTSSLEKQRLAQATMGHQALRALPLMQTVIMGLMIGMFPIMVMAAMFNMMTLQVLKGYVFALIWLQTWPLLFAILNSAMAYYAKQNGVPVVLSELSQVQLKNSDIATTAGYIAVMIPPLSWGIVKSMGAAFSSAYSHFSSSGLSATSQAASGVVDGNYSFANMQMENVSGYSWGTNSTTSFGQMSRQLANGGMSTQTRDGSMVWDSGGAMSKLPVDINVGRQIASAQQQMAREADVQAESALHGYNSSVTSAWNSLQQFGTNKGNSTSTTTGADTTESSQDSMARSKMWNAVVANAKANNISNEESFQQLMDDSAKSTQGVDLFGSGKWSSGDQLFGKLGKWGTGLSAEAGFKGSVGWAHSSGNTDNVGTSGRESHDSRHDTSSQAAKDFKEASDYFTSRKTTTSGNITDNNASSRVDQFAASLSSAKNSYDQYTTSRTRSHEYSEMASRTESMTGQMNENLTQQFANFVQHRAPQDAEAILTNTSSPEIAAQREALAREFVKEQVEPRVDAAYQQGRESIGQNMTGVSGGGDNGSVMADYRHNSARIDAMTQRADIKDNVGQKVDGMITENKQQHQETRENIQRQGAEVKNENAEMEKDHKTKANEFKGDYNERKSKVKTLPGADSPAELEAKAAKIQKDYLDGKR; from the coding sequence ATGCTTGAGATATATGCCATTGCTGGCGGCGACTGGTTACGGGGCAACCTGAACGCGATTGCGGCGTTTATGGGGACCAGCACATGGTCGACTATAGAAAAGATGTGTATCGCCATCTCGGTACTCATTGTGGCGGGGAACTGGGTAAAAAAACACAACGTAATGGACCTTATTGGCTGGGTCTTTTCCCTCACCCTGGTCTCTATGCTGGTTGTCATTCGTACCCCTGTGCAGATCATCGATTACAGTAACGTTGCGCAGGTCTATGAAGTCGATAATGTGCCTATTGGTCTGGCGATTCCGGCGTCGCTGACAACACGGGTAGGAAACGCGCTTATCCAGAGTTATGAGATGGTCTTCGCGCTGCCGGACAGTGTCACGTACAGTAAAACGGGGATGTTATTTGGCAGTAATCTGGTCGCGAAAAGTACGGATTTTTTGTCACAAAATCCTCAGATTACGACGCTGTTTTCCGATTACGTACAAAACTGTGTGATGGGCGATATTTTCCTCAATCATAAGTACTCTTTTGAAGAATTACTGAATTCACCTGATCCGTATACCCTGATTTTTGCAAACCCAAGCCCACTGCGTGGCGTGTTTGATAAAAACAACCAGTTCCAGACATGCGAAGAGGCCTCACGGGATCTGAAATCGGCTCTTGCGCTGGATACTCAGACAGGCGGGAAAACCTGGAACTACTATGTTCGTCAGCTGTTTGGCGGCAAACCTAATCCCGATCTGCTTTTCAGCCAGATGATTGGCGACAGCTACAATTACTTCTACAGCTCGGGACAGAGCGCCGGGCAGATTATCCGCCAGAACGTCACGATGAACGCCCTGCGCAGTGGGATCCAGAGTTATGCGGCCCGCAGCGGGGACACCGCCAGTCTGGTCAATATGGCTAACACATCATCCCTTGAAAAGCAGCGGCTGGCACAGGCCACAATGGGGCACCAGGCGCTTCGCGCACTTCCACTGATGCAGACCGTCATTATGGGTTTAATGATTGGGATGTTCCCGATCATGGTGATGGCCGCCATGTTTAACATGATGACGCTGCAGGTGCTTAAAGGGTATGTGTTTGCGCTTATCTGGCTGCAGACGTGGCCATTACTGTTCGCCATCCTGAACAGCGCGATGGCCTACTATGCGAAGCAAAATGGCGTGCCGGTTGTTCTCTCTGAGTTGTCGCAGGTTCAGCTCAAAAACTCGGATATTGCGACCACCGCGGGTTATATTGCCGTGATGATACCGCCCTTGTCGTGGGGGATCGTGAAGAGCATGGGGGCCGCTTTCTCCAGTGCCTACAGCCATTTTTCTTCTTCGGGGCTCAGTGCAACATCGCAGGCGGCCTCCGGCGTGGTGGACGGGAATTACTCTTTCGCCAACATGCAGATGGAGAACGTCAGCGGCTACAGCTGGGGTACCAACAGTACAACCAGTTTCGGACAGATGTCGCGGCAGCTGGCGAATGGGGGTATGAGCACGCAGACGCGGGATGGATCGATGGTCTGGGACAGTGGTGGTGCAATGTCAAAACTGCCGGTGGATATCAACGTCGGTCGTCAGATAGCCAGTGCGCAGCAACAGATGGCCCGTGAGGCTGATGTCCAGGCCGAAAGCGCGCTGCATGGCTATAACAGCAGCGTGACAAGTGCCTGGAATAGTCTGCAGCAATTTGGCACCAATAAAGGGAACAGCACATCAACAACGACTGGGGCCGATACTACCGAGTCTTCGCAGGATTCGATGGCCAGAAGCAAGATGTGGAATGCGGTTGTTGCTAATGCGAAAGCCAACAATATCAGTAATGAGGAGTCTTTCCAGCAGTTGATGGATGATTCGGCTAAAAGTACGCAGGGCGTTGATTTATTCGGATCAGGTAAGTGGAGTTCAGGGGATCAGCTGTTTGGTAAGCTAGGTAAATGGGGAACTGGATTATCTGCTGAGGCCGGATTTAAAGGCAGTGTGGGTTGGGCCCACAGCTCAGGTAATACAGATAACGTTGGAACTTCCGGTCGGGAATCTCATGACAGCCGGCATGATACCAGCAGTCAGGCAGCGAAAGACTTTAAGGAAGCATCCGATTACTTTACCAGCCGCAAAACCACCACATCGGGCAATATTACCGATAATAATGCCAGCTCGCGTGTTGACCAGTTTGCCGCGTCACTCTCCAGTGCCAAAAACAGCTATGACCAGTATACAACCAGCCGGACACGCAGCCATGAATACAGTGAGATGGCGTCACGCACAGAGAGCATGACTGGCCAGATGAACGAAAACCTGACTCAGCAGTTTGCGAACTTTGTTCAGCATCGTGCTCCACAGGATGCCGAGGCCATTCTGACCAATACCAGTTCTCCTGAAATTGCGGCGCAGCGTGAAGCCCTGGCGCGTGAATTCGTCAAAGAGCAGGTAGAACCCAGGGTTGATGCTGCATATCAACAGGGGCGTGAAAGCATCGGACAGAATATGACAGGGGTGTCAGGAGGTGGAGACAATGGTTCGGTAATGGCCGACTACAGACATAATTCCGCCCGTATCGATGCGATGACGCAACGGGCAGATATTAAGGATAATGTGGGTCAGAAAGTGGATGGGATGATTACAGAGAATAAACAACAGCATCAGGAAACCCGTGAAAACATACAACGGCAAGGCGCAGAGGTGAAAAATGAGAATGCTGAAATGGAAAAGGACCATAAAACAAAAGCAAATGAGTTTAAAGGTGATTATAATGAAAGAAAGAGTAAGGTGAAAACTTTACCAGGAGCTGACTCGCCTGCTGAGTTAGAGGCGAAAGCGGCGAAAATTCAAAAGGATTATCTTGATGGTAAAAGGTAA
- the traH gene encoding conjugal transfer pilus assembly protein TraH: MEDRMRIKLLSLFCGAALGLSFSAAADVNGDMNNFFNKLGFASNTSQPQVWQGQAAGYASGGSLYARTQVKTIQLVSMTLPDINAGCGGIDAYLGAFSFINSEQLQRFAKQIMSNAAGYFFDLALQTTVPEIKTAKDFLQKMATDMNSMNLSSCQAAQGIVGGLFPRTQVAQQKVCQDIAGESNIFSDWAASRQGCTVGGKMDSVQDKASDKDKERVMKNINIMWNALSKNRLFDGNKELKEFIMTLTGTLIFGENSEITPLPARTTDQDLIRAMMEGGTAKIYHCNDSDKCLKVVADATVTITSNKALKSQISALLSSIQNKAVADEKLTDQEKGFISSTTIPVFKYLVDPQMLGVSNSLIYQLTDYIDYDILLQYIQELIQQARAMVSTGNYPQSTMDMIMENLNQASVQIAAFQSRVQVQQDALLVVDRQMSYMRQQVSARMMTRYQNNYHFGGNL, translated from the coding sequence ATGGAGGACAGGATGCGAATTAAACTTCTGTCACTTTTCTGCGGTGCCGCGCTTGGCCTGTCATTTAGCGCCGCCGCCGATGTGAATGGCGACATGAATAACTTCTTCAATAAGCTCGGGTTTGCGTCCAATACCAGCCAGCCACAGGTCTGGCAGGGGCAGGCGGCGGGTTATGCCTCTGGCGGTTCGCTGTATGCCAGAACGCAGGTGAAAACGATCCAGCTGGTCAGCATGACCCTGCCGGATATTAACGCCGGCTGCGGCGGCATCGATGCGTACCTGGGGGCGTTCTCCTTTATCAACAGCGAGCAGCTGCAGCGGTTCGCAAAACAAATCATGAGCAACGCCGCGGGGTACTTTTTTGATCTCGCTTTGCAAACCACGGTACCGGAGATTAAAACCGCAAAGGACTTCCTTCAAAAGATGGCCACTGACATGAACAGCATGAACCTCAGTTCCTGCCAGGCTGCTCAGGGAATTGTGGGTGGCCTGTTTCCTCGTACCCAGGTCGCTCAACAAAAGGTCTGCCAGGACATTGCCGGTGAAAGCAATATCTTTTCGGACTGGGCCGCGTCGCGCCAGGGTTGTACGGTGGGCGGCAAGATGGACAGCGTCCAGGATAAGGCCAGCGATAAAGACAAAGAACGTGTGATGAAAAACATCAACATCATGTGGAATGCCTTATCGAAGAACCGGCTCTTCGACGGCAATAAGGAGCTGAAGGAATTCATCATGACGCTCACCGGTACGCTGATTTTCGGGGAGAACAGTGAAATCACGCCGCTGCCGGCACGCACCACTGACCAGGATCTGATTAGAGCTATGATGGAGGGCGGCACGGCTAAAATCTACCACTGCAATGATTCGGATAAGTGTCTTAAGGTCGTTGCTGATGCGACCGTGACCATCACTTCCAATAAAGCGCTAAAAAGCCAGATTTCCGCTTTGTTAAGCAGTATCCAGAATAAAGCAGTGGCTGATGAAAAACTGACGGATCAGGAGAAAGGGTTTATCTCCAGCACCACCATTCCGGTATTCAAATACCTGGTCGATCCGCAGATGCTCGGGGTGTCTAACTCACTTATTTACCAGCTGACGGACTATATCGACTACGACATCCTGCTGCAGTACATTCAGGAACTTATCCAGCAGGCCCGGGCGATGGTTTCAACCGGTAATTATCCCCAGTCGACAATGGATATGATCATGGAAAACCTCAATCAGGCGAGTGTCCAGATTGCCGCTTTTCAGTCCCGTGTTCAGGTTCAGCAGGACGCCTTGCTTGTGGTTGACAGACAAATGAGTTACATGCGCCAGCAGGTCTCTGCCCGCATGATGACCCGCTACCAGAATAACTATCATTTTGGGGGGAATCTGTAA
- the trbF gene encoding F-type conjugal transfer protein TrbF: MNKYIRSTGLYAFLFPASLKAPGQTSAEKIEQLKPEFIHRERRLEIYLELFIVFLTAGALLLWIMRILFNLCVDDWIASGDLRVKDLWNIMMYAIPYALIAVGVGFFVAGVTLAIRNFFSYHLKTLFILRNDRVKKNAVRNGGQDAN, translated from the coding sequence ATGAACAAATATATACGTTCGACGGGACTGTATGCGTTTTTATTTCCAGCCAGTTTAAAAGCACCCGGGCAGACATCAGCAGAAAAAATAGAACAACTGAAGCCGGAATTTATTCACCGGGAAAGGCGTCTGGAAATCTATCTGGAATTATTCATTGTGTTTCTCACTGCAGGTGCTCTGTTGTTATGGATAATGAGAATTTTATTTAATCTCTGCGTGGATGACTGGATAGCCAGCGGTGACCTGCGAGTAAAAGACCTGTGGAATATTATGATGTACGCCATCCCTTATGCGCTGATCGCTGTTGGGGTGGGGTTCTTTGTTGCCGGAGTGACATTAGCGATCCGCAATTTTTTCAGTTATCACCTTAAGACCCTTTTTATTCTGAGAAATGACAGAGTTAAAAAGAATGCTGTGCGTAATGGAGGACAGGATGCGAATTAA
- the trbB gene encoding type-F conjugative transfer system pilin assembly thiol-disulfide isomerase TrbB: MKNSLMNLAKTPLAALALSLALAGVAHAGTLDEVKSLWDPRGISGTETASPQSDTPQAVSGASQPRWLRLSNGKQVDLRDWKVVLFMQGHCPYCHKFDPVLKQLAGQYGFSVFSYTIDGQGDDAFPEALPAPPDVMQTFFPNIPVATPTTFLVNVNTLAAYPILQGATDAQGFMARVDTVFQMMH; the protein is encoded by the coding sequence GTGAAAAACAGCCTGATGAACCTCGCTAAGACGCCGCTGGCGGCACTGGCGCTTTCCCTTGCACTGGCTGGGGTGGCACATGCGGGAACGCTCGATGAGGTGAAGTCGCTCTGGGATCCGCGGGGTATCTCCGGTACTGAAACGGCCTCCCCGCAGAGCGACACTCCCCAGGCGGTGAGCGGGGCATCTCAGCCTCGCTGGTTACGACTCAGCAACGGAAAGCAGGTGGACCTGCGCGACTGGAAAGTGGTGCTGTTCATGCAGGGGCACTGTCCCTACTGTCATAAATTTGACCCGGTGCTGAAACAGTTGGCCGGACAGTATGGCTTCTCCGTGTTTTCTTACACCATTGACGGACAGGGTGATGATGCGTTTCCTGAAGCGCTGCCGGCGCCTCCTGACGTGATGCAGACCTTTTTCCCGAATATCCCGGTGGCCACCCCGACCACGTTTCTGGTGAACGTAAACACGCTGGCAGCGTACCCGATCCTGCAGGGCGCCACGGATGCGCAGGGCTTTATGGCCAGAGTGGATACGGTATTTCAGATGATGCACTGA
- the traQ gene encoding type-F conjugative transfer system pilin chaperone TraQ, producing MRNIRFPDLDITGMWVLAVGVFFHLIARLVRKQPELAVQAGEIFGLGMVVFGGYRILNALIAEAEKEEKACEKQPDEPR from the coding sequence ATGCGAAATATTCGTTTTCCGGATTTAGATATCACCGGGATGTGGGTGCTGGCCGTGGGCGTGTTTTTCCACCTGATAGCCCGGCTTGTCAGAAAACAGCCTGAGCTGGCCGTCCAGGCCGGGGAAATCTTCGGGCTGGGTATGGTGGTGTTCGGGGGATACCGCATTCTAAACGCCCTGATTGCTGAAGCCGAAAAAGAGGAGAAAGCCTGTGAAAAACAGCCTGATGAACCTCGCTAA
- the traF gene encoding type-F conjugative transfer system pilin assembly protein TraF codes for MRTIHAAMLAGCLCCALMPAFAKDAGWQWYNEKLKPRDEDRKAVPAAPPPQMDILEKLATLQAATKRSLYEAILYPSSENFVKYFRLQNYWTQQAGLFSMSAKKAMLENPELDYNLQYSHYNGTVKNQLAADYAEQRQAISTLAQHYGVMFFYRGREAIDGQLVQVIKNFRETYGLSVIPVSVDGVINPMLPDSRTDQGQAEQLGVKFFPAMMLVNPKSGQVKPLSYGFISQDDLAKQFLYVSSDFKPNF; via the coding sequence ATGCGAACAATACATGCCGCCATGCTGGCGGGGTGCCTTTGCTGCGCCCTGATGCCGGCTTTCGCCAAAGACGCGGGCTGGCAGTGGTACAACGAGAAACTGAAGCCCCGTGATGAGGACAGGAAAGCCGTACCAGCGGCACCACCGCCGCAAATGGATATTCTGGAGAAACTCGCCACACTCCAGGCGGCCACCAAACGGTCGTTGTACGAAGCCATTCTGTATCCATCGTCTGAAAACTTCGTGAAGTATTTCCGGCTGCAGAACTACTGGACGCAGCAGGCAGGTTTGTTCTCGATGAGTGCGAAGAAAGCCATGCTGGAAAACCCCGAACTCGATTACAACCTGCAGTACAGCCACTACAACGGCACGGTAAAAAACCAGCTCGCTGCCGACTATGCCGAACAGCGACAGGCTATCTCCACCCTCGCACAGCACTACGGCGTGATGTTCTTCTACCGGGGCCGGGAAGCGATCGATGGCCAGCTGGTCCAGGTGATTAAAAATTTTCGCGAAACCTATGGCCTGAGCGTGATACCGGTGTCGGTTGACGGAGTGATTAACCCCATGCTGCCCGACAGCCGGACGGACCAGGGCCAGGCAGAGCAGCTTGGCGTGAAGTTCTTCCCCGCGATGATGCTGGTTAACCCGAAAAGTGGCCAGGTGAAGCCTCTCAGTTACGGCTTTATCAGTCAGGACGACCTGGCGAAACAGTTCCTCTATGTCTCCAGCGACTTTAAACCGAATTTCTAA
- a CDS encoding conjugal transfer protein TrbE, producing MKMSFHKKPVIDFVLRLTLTIIIISPVIYFSWDAVKGTSGSDYVESVVFILMAGFAMSVCCLFFSVLEKVINARKSKDESIYHD from the coding sequence ATGAAAATGAGTTTTCACAAAAAGCCTGTTATTGATTTTGTCCTGAGATTAACGCTAACAATAATCATTATTTCTCCGGTGATTTATTTCTCCTGGGATGCAGTCAAAGGGACGTCGGGAAGTGATTATGTCGAAAGTGTGGTCTTTATTCTTATGGCTGGGTTTGCCATGTCTGTATGTTGTTTGTTTTTCTCAGTCCTGGAGAAAGTTATAAATGCAAGGAAAAGCAAAGATGAATCAATATATCACGATTGA
- the traN gene encoding type-F conjugative transfer system mating-pair stabilization protein TraN has protein sequence MKTVISVLTAHFFVLSAFIWLASPACADSGSDYKAGSDFAKQVQGNGLNSLKNFSGEQNLPGYTDSPDQAKYYGGVTASGDSSLKSDSALEFSQGDTGKAITESFTNRPPDQISQDAPFIQAAKDTESRADSIVGDTGQSCTAQVVNRSEFTNHTCERDLQVENFCTREATLKDNATTQKVNRTYQQVVTLNYARNTRQWSGNLTIPTNGRLLNASVDGEPLVIPWIEECDSEGKVRDSCKSAVSESLTLFERTFPIDVISWPRSESMCSGGQNTHCTKYTYDGKGKIHQSFGVDKAVTAGQNFSVSKTSRTVSSASQKPVQVTVTLVMEETETVYAPEVVWVENCPFSKDEGKKTGEECISPGGTRTITLGGRDYSFTEACWKYKDTWLTQPADNGSCESLMKNTACTLSSRQCAFSSEEGTCLHEYATYSCETRTSGKQMICGGDVFCLDGECDKATSGKSNDFGQAVSELAALAAAGKDVAALNGVDVRAFTGKAKFCKKFAAGFSNCCKDSGWGQDVGLARCSSEEKALAKAKKDKLTVSIGEFCSKKVLGICLEKKRSYCQFDSKLAQIVQQQGRNGQLHIGFGGASSPDCRGITVAELQGIDFNKLDFTNFMDDLMKNQKIPENDVLTNKTRERIKEIMSQQSAQ, from the coding sequence ATGAAGACGGTTATTTCCGTACTGACTGCGCATTTTTTTGTCCTGAGCGCCTTTATCTGGCTGGCATCCCCCGCCTGTGCTGACAGTGGAAGCGACTATAAAGCTGGTTCGGATTTTGCGAAACAGGTGCAGGGCAATGGTCTGAACTCACTGAAAAATTTCAGTGGTGAGCAAAACCTGCCGGGGTATACCGACAGCCCTGATCAGGCAAAATACTATGGCGGCGTCACTGCCAGCGGAGACAGCTCTCTGAAAAGCGATTCAGCCCTGGAGTTCAGCCAGGGAGATACCGGCAAAGCGATTACTGAGTCGTTCACGAACCGGCCACCGGATCAGATATCTCAGGATGCACCGTTTATTCAGGCCGCAAAGGATACAGAATCCCGTGCCGACAGCATTGTCGGCGATACCGGACAGTCCTGTACCGCCCAGGTTGTGAACCGCAGTGAGTTCACAAACCATACCTGCGAACGTGATCTGCAGGTGGAAAATTTTTGCACACGGGAAGCGACCCTGAAGGATAACGCCACCACACAGAAAGTTAACCGAACCTATCAGCAGGTGGTGACGCTGAATTATGCCCGGAATACCCGGCAATGGAGTGGCAACCTGACGATCCCGACCAACGGTCGTCTGCTGAATGCCTCGGTGGATGGTGAGCCTCTGGTGATCCCCTGGATTGAAGAATGCGATTCCGAAGGGAAGGTGCGGGATAGCTGCAAGAGTGCAGTGAGTGAAAGCCTGACCCTCTTTGAACGAACGTTCCCCATTGATGTGATCAGCTGGCCACGTTCAGAATCGATGTGTTCAGGCGGTCAGAACACGCATTGTACGAAATATACCTATGACGGGAAGGGGAAGATTCATCAGTCGTTTGGTGTGGACAAAGCGGTCACTGCTGGGCAGAACTTTTCAGTAAGCAAAACATCACGGACCGTATCATCGGCCAGCCAGAAACCCGTACAGGTCACGGTCACCCTGGTGATGGAAGAAACCGAAACCGTCTATGCACCTGAAGTCGTCTGGGTTGAAAACTGTCCGTTCAGTAAGGATGAAGGGAAAAAAACGGGCGAGGAATGTATCAGTCCGGGAGGAACGCGAACCATCACCCTCGGAGGCAGGGATTACTCGTTCACGGAGGCCTGCTGGAAATATAAGGATACCTGGCTCACGCAGCCGGCGGACAACGGCTCCTGTGAAAGCCTGATGAAAAATACGGCCTGTACTCTGTCATCCCGCCAGTGCGCCTTCTCCAGCGAGGAAGGCACGTGCCTGCATGAATATGCAACGTATTCCTGCGAAACCAGGACGAGTGGCAAGCAAATGATCTGCGGCGGTGATGTCTTCTGCCTTGATGGTGAATGTGACAAAGCCACGTCCGGGAAGAGCAACGACTTTGGGCAGGCGGTGTCTGAGCTGGCGGCACTGGCTGCCGCGGGGAAGGACGTCGCGGCACTGAACGGGGTGGATGTCCGGGCATTCACCGGAAAAGCGAAGTTCTGTAAGAAGTTTGCTGCCGGCTTCAGTAACTGCTGCAAAGACAGCGGCTGGGGCCAGGATGTGGGGCTGGCACGCTGCAGCAGCGAGGAAAAGGCGCTGGCCAAAGCGAAAAAAGACAAGCTGACGGTCAGTATAGGGGAATTCTGCTCTAAAAAGGTTCTGGGGATTTGCCTGGAGAAAAAAAGGAGCTATTGCCAGTTCGACTCAAAACTGGCGCAGATCGTTCAGCAGCAGGGAAGAAACGGTCAGCTGCATATCGGTTTTGGCGGCGCCAGCAGTCCTGACTGTCGGGGCATTACCGTCGCGGAACTCCAGGGGATTGATTTTAACAAGCTGGATTTCACCAACTTTATGGACGACCTGATGAAAAATCAAAAAATACCGGAAAACGATGTGCTCACCAATAAGACCAGAGAACGAATTAAGGAAATCATGAGTCAGCAATCCGCGCAATAA
- the trbC gene encoding type-F conjugative transfer system pilin assembly protein TrbC → MKLMNLFMVMLLLTGRAVLAETSSVTDREWLKQQENLSEQLRQHPDKQLQQELEAQINRNPLPKSDRQFIDNLVSQQKAANQEKPAEGALYFVSFSIPEEGLKRMLHETRQYGIPATLRGLVNNDMKTTTDAVLQLVKDGVTDGVQIDPTLYTQYSIRSVPSLVVRCQAGYDVVRGNIHVKQALEKVAQTGDCAQVARQILDAPSNAAGSQP, encoded by the coding sequence ATGAAATTAATGAATCTGTTTATGGTCATGCTTTTGCTGACCGGACGAGCAGTGTTGGCTGAAACCTCCTCTGTTACAGACAGAGAATGGCTGAAGCAGCAGGAGAACCTCAGCGAACAGCTGCGCCAGCATCCGGATAAACAGCTGCAGCAGGAGCTTGAGGCGCAAATCAACCGTAATCCTCTGCCCAAATCAGACCGCCAGTTTATCGATAATCTGGTCAGCCAGCAGAAAGCGGCGAATCAGGAAAAGCCGGCAGAAGGGGCGCTGTACTTTGTCTCCTTCTCGATACCTGAAGAGGGGCTGAAGCGGATGCTGCACGAAACCCGGCAGTACGGCATTCCGGCGACACTGCGTGGGCTCGTCAATAACGACATGAAGACCACCACTGACGCGGTGCTGCAGCTGGTGAAGGATGGCGTGACCGACGGCGTGCAGATCGACCCGACACTATATACGCAGTACAGCATCCGGAGTGTGCCGTCTCTGGTGGTACGGTGTCAGGCCGGATATGACGTGGTACGCGGTAACATTCACGTCAAACAGGCGCTGGAGAAAGTGGCACAAACCGGTGACTGCGCACAGGTGGCCCGGCAAATACTTGATGCGCCCTCGAATGCCGCCGGGAGCCAGCCATGA
- the traU gene encoding conjugal transfer pilus assembly protein TraU, whose product MKAIFFLICIAFSTFSGRAAADPSCEGRFVNPITDVCWRCIFPLSLGSVQVGKGDLPDTSNPGSPLQLCPAPPPIFVRPGLAIGYWEPMAMTDVSRSPGCMVNLGGFSINLGKTGMGTARKDDKQVNGAFYHVHWYKYPLTYWLNIITSAGCLEGGDMDIAYLSEIDPTWVDSSLTTILNPEAILFANPIAQGACAADAMASAFHMPLDILFWCAGSQGSMYPFSGWVSNESSPLQSSLLVSERMAYKLHRQGQIMESIGKDKAVCYEYPSPIIPKERWRYQMVNMYPDSGQCHPVGRSVMRWEAGKNPPNTRKNYGYLMWRKRNCVFL is encoded by the coding sequence ATGAAAGCCATATTTTTTTTAATCTGCATCGCGTTCTCAACGTTCAGTGGCCGCGCCGCCGCAGACCCCTCCTGTGAGGGCCGGTTTGTTAACCCGATCACCGATGTGTGCTGGCGCTGCATATTTCCTTTATCACTCGGCAGCGTGCAGGTTGGTAAAGGCGATCTACCTGATACCAGCAATCCGGGTAGTCCCCTGCAGCTGTGTCCGGCGCCGCCACCGATTTTTGTTCGTCCCGGCCTGGCCATCGGGTACTGGGAGCCGATGGCCATGACGGACGTCAGCCGTTCGCCTGGCTGTATGGTCAATCTGGGGGGCTTCAGTATCAATCTCGGCAAGACCGGTATGGGGACCGCGAGAAAGGACGATAAGCAGGTGAACGGCGCTTTTTATCACGTTCACTGGTACAAGTACCCGCTGACCTACTGGCTGAACATCATCACCTCCGCAGGCTGTCTGGAAGGCGGAGACATGGATATAGCCTATCTGTCCGAGATTGACCCGACCTGGGTGGACAGCAGCCTCACCACCATTCTGAATCCGGAAGCCATCCTGTTTGCCAACCCCATCGCACAGGGGGCGTGCGCGGCTGACGCTATGGCCAGCGCGTTTCATATGCCACTCGATATTCTGTTCTGGTGTGCCGGCTCTCAGGGTTCGATGTACCCGTTTAGCGGCTGGGTAAGCAACGAGTCCAGTCCGCTGCAGTCCTCGTTACTTGTCAGCGAGCGCATGGCGTACAAGCTTCACCGGCAGGGACAAATTATGGAGAGCATCGGGAAGGACAAGGCGGTCTGCTATGAGTATCCGTCCCCGATCATCCCCAAAGAGCGCTGGCGCTATCAGATGGTGAACATGTACCCGGACAGCGGCCAGTGCCATCCCGTGGGGCGCAGCGTGATGCGCTGGGAGGCCGGTAAAAATCCACCCAACACCCGTAAGAACTATGGCTATCTGATGTGGCGTAAACGCAATTGTGTCTTTCTCTGA